A window from Candidatus Nitrospira neomarina encodes these proteins:
- a CDS encoding IS3 family transposase, whose protein sequence is MFKQHPTYGYRRLLALLHGGGLHVNRKAVYRVLRIRQWLVHQRIRTPRPRVQSRRSRTTESNCRWAMDVTPIPCGQGGWGT, encoded by the coding sequence TTGTTTAAGCAGCATCCTACGTATGGCTATCGACGACTCTTGGCACTGTTACACGGGGGAGGGCTGCACGTGAATCGGAAAGCGGTCTATCGCGTGCTACGCATTAGGCAATGGCTCGTCCATCAACGGATCAGGACCCCACGGCCCCGCGTGCAAAGTCGGCGGAGTCGGACGACGGAGAGTAATTGTCGATGGGCGATGGATGTCACGCCTATTCCGTGTGGCCAGGGTGGCTGGGGGACGTGA
- a CDS encoding DUF1153 domain-containing protein, with protein sequence MAEEPDEPIQRWTAKRRVTLVLSIEKGETSVVEAARVHGLTVAEVEAWRERFLVGAENALRSWPKDEEALKDEQIRKLKQKIGDLVVDNDVLREALKPYPLARGMSDA encoded by the coding sequence ATGGCAGAGGAACCAGACGAACCCATTCAACGTTGGACCGCAAAACGGCGAGTGACCCTAGTGTTGAGTATTGAGAAGGGAGAAACTTCGGTAGTCGAAGCGGCTCGAGTCCATGGACTAACCGTCGCCGAGGTGGAGGCCTGGCGCGAACGATTTCTGGTGGGAGCGGAAAATGCGTTACGAAGTTGGCCCAAGGACGAAGAGGCCCTCAAAGATGAGCAGATCAGGAAACTCAAACAGAAAATTGGGGACCTGGTGGTCGACAATGATGTCTTACGGGAAGCCTTGAAACCGTACCCTTTGGCCCGAGGGATGTCCGACGCGTGA